A genomic region of Synechococcus sp. NOUM97013 contains the following coding sequences:
- the gmd gene encoding GDP-mannose 4,6-dehydratase — protein MKKALITGITGQDGSYLAELLLKKGYAVHGIKRRASSFNTTRIDHLYQDPHELDPRLTLHYGDLSDGSNLQRIIEQVQPDEIYNLGAQSHVAVSFEAPEYTANVDALGTLRILEAVRICGLTAKTRIYQASTSELYGLVQEVPQKESTPFHPRSPYGVAKLYAYWITINYREAYGMFACNGLLFNHESPRRGETFVTRKITRGLARIDAGLDQCLYMGNLDSLRDWGHARDYVEMQWRMLQQDTPEDFVIATGRQESVRRFIELAAQALGWGQLQWEGSGLEETGRRSDTGTIVVRIDPRYFRPAEVETLLGDPTNAREKLGWTPTTTLEELVKEMIAVDQEEARKEAYLQANGFQVVGTRE, from the coding sequence ATGAAAAAGGCTCTCATCACTGGGATTACTGGACAGGACGGCTCCTATCTCGCTGAGCTGCTCCTGAAAAAGGGCTACGCCGTCCACGGCATCAAGCGCCGTGCATCCTCCTTCAACACCACCCGCATCGATCACCTTTACCAAGATCCGCACGAACTAGATCCGCGCCTCACCCTCCATTACGGCGATCTCTCCGACGGCAGCAACCTTCAGCGCATCATCGAGCAGGTGCAGCCCGATGAGATCTACAACCTCGGCGCCCAGAGCCATGTGGCCGTGAGTTTCGAGGCCCCTGAATACACCGCCAACGTCGACGCCCTCGGCACCCTGCGCATCCTCGAGGCCGTGCGCATCTGCGGCCTCACAGCAAAAACGCGCATCTACCAAGCTTCCACCTCCGAGCTCTATGGCCTCGTGCAGGAGGTCCCGCAAAAGGAATCCACCCCCTTTCACCCCCGCAGTCCCTACGGCGTGGCCAAGCTTTACGCGTACTGGATCACCATCAATTACCGCGAGGCCTACGGCATGTTTGCCTGCAATGGCCTGCTGTTCAATCACGAGAGCCCCAGGCGCGGTGAAACCTTCGTGACCCGCAAGATCACCCGCGGCCTGGCCCGCATTGATGCCGGCCTCGACCAGTGCCTTTACATGGGCAACCTCGATTCCCTGCGCGACTGGGGCCACGCCCGCGACTACGTCGAAATGCAGTGGCGGATGCTCCAACAGGACACCCCAGAAGACTTTGTGATCGCCACCGGCCGCCAGGAATCAGTGCGCCGCTTCATTGAGCTCGCCGCCCAGGCCCTCGGTTGGGGCCAGCTCCAATGGGAAGGATCAGGGCTCGAGGAAACCGGCCGCCGCAGCGACACCGGCACCATCGTGGTGCGCATCGATCCCCGTTATTTCCGCCCCGCGGAAGTAGAGACCCTGCTCGGAGATCCCACCAACGCCCGCGAGAAATTGGGCTGGACGCCCACTACCACCCTGGAAGAACTGGTCAAAGAGATGATCGCTGTCGACCAGGAGGAAGCCCGCAAAGAGGCCTATCTGCAAGCAAACGGCTTCCAAGTGGTGGGAACACGGGAATAA
- the rimM gene encoding ribosome maturation factor RimM (Essential for efficient processing of 16S rRNA), whose protein sequence is MTNASTSAAPTSADDWLPVGKVVAVQGLKGELRINPASEFPERFTEPGTRWLKARGKAPREIELKSGRQLPGKSVFVVRFAGVDSRDAAEALVGQTLMVPADDRPELEEGEFHLLDLVGLEARLSAEGEAIGSVSDLISGGNELLEIKTPDGRTLMVPFVEAIVPEVHLNDGWLLVTPPPGLLELG, encoded by the coding sequence ATGACCAACGCCAGCACCTCTGCGGCTCCCACGTCCGCTGACGACTGGCTGCCGGTGGGCAAGGTAGTAGCCGTGCAGGGGCTCAAAGGCGAGCTGCGCATCAACCCCGCCAGTGAATTTCCCGAGCGCTTCACCGAGCCCGGCACCCGCTGGCTGAAAGCCCGGGGCAAGGCCCCACGAGAAATCGAGCTTAAAAGTGGCCGCCAGCTGCCGGGCAAGAGCGTGTTTGTGGTGCGCTTTGCGGGGGTCGACAGCCGCGACGCGGCAGAAGCTTTAGTGGGCCAAACCTTGATGGTGCCGGCGGACGATCGCCCCGAACTGGAGGAGGGCGAGTTTCACCTGCTCGACTTGGTGGGCTTAGAGGCGCGCCTCAGCGCCGAGGGGGAAGCGATCGGCAGCGTGAGTGATCTGATCAGCGGCGGCAACGAACTGCTGGAGATCAAAACCCCCGACGGCCGCACCCTGATGGTGCCGTTCGTGGAGGCGATCGTGCCGGAAGTGCACCTCAACGACGGCTGGCTGTTGGTCACCCCACCACCAGGGTTGCTGGAGCTGGGCTAA
- a CDS encoding NAD(P)H dehydrogenase subunit NdhS, with product MASAAPILPGATVKVVDPRSIYNGYTGFVQRISDDRAAVLFEGGNWDKLVTLRLRDLSAD from the coding sequence ATGGCTTCCGCCGCTCCAATCCTGCCTGGTGCCACGGTGAAGGTGGTGGATCCCCGCTCCATTTACAACGGCTACACCGGCTTTGTGCAGCGCATCAGCGACGACCGCGCCGCTGTGCTGTTTGAAGGCGGCAACTGGGACAAGCTCGTGACCCTGCGCCTGCGCGATCTCAGCGCCGACTGA
- a CDS encoding ion transporter, which yields MAESLRLQLRRVVLESGTPAGRVYNLVIFGTILLSVVGLLVEPHPMRVAAPGEIPLWVGELERACLLVFMADYLLHLWVSPKPLAYARSFFGLIDLSAVLFFFVPQINSGLILWIFKFGRVLRVFKLLRFMDEAQMLGRALRASARRIGVFLFFVVMAQVVLGYLMVAFESSHPDTQFQTVGQGVYWAIVTMTTVGYGDFVPQTVQGQLLAAVVMLLGFGIIAIPTGIVTVESIQQARQDRLRVCSQCGHQEHRRGALHCDQCGAPLPALPQSPVS from the coding sequence ATGGCGGAATCCCTGCGCCTGCAGCTCCGGCGCGTGGTGCTGGAGTCCGGCACCCCAGCCGGGCGGGTCTACAACCTGGTGATCTTTGGGACGATCCTGCTCAGCGTGGTCGGCCTGCTGGTGGAACCGCATCCGATGCGGGTTGCAGCACCCGGTGAGATCCCCCTTTGGGTGGGGGAGCTGGAGAGGGCCTGCCTGCTGGTGTTCATGGCCGACTACCTGCTGCATTTGTGGGTGTCCCCGAAGCCGCTGGCCTACGCGCGCAGCTTCTTTGGTCTGATCGACCTCTCGGCGGTGCTGTTCTTCTTTGTGCCCCAGATCAACAGCGGCCTGATCCTCTGGATCTTCAAGTTCGGCCGGGTGCTGCGCGTGTTCAAGCTGTTGCGCTTCATGGATGAAGCCCAGATGCTCGGCAGAGCCTTGCGGGCCAGCGCCCGCCGCATCGGCGTGTTCCTGTTCTTTGTGGTGATGGCTCAGGTGGTGCTGGGCTATCTGATGGTGGCCTTTGAAAGCAGCCACCCCGACACCCAGTTCCAGACCGTGGGGCAAGGGGTCTACTGGGCGATCGTCACGATGACCACCGTGGGTTACGGCGACTTCGTGCCCCAGACGGTGCAGGGGCAGTTACTGGCAGCGGTGGTGATGCTGCTGGGTTTCGGGATCATCGCCATCCCCACCGGCATCGTCACCGTGGAATCGATCCAGCAAGCCCGTCAGGATCGGCTGCGCGTCTGCAGCCAGTGCGGCCACCAGGAACACCGCCGCGGGGCGCTGCACTGCGATCAGTGTGGAGCGCCCTTGCCGGCCTTGCCTCAGTCGCCTGTCAGCTGA
- a CDS encoding ribonuclease III family protein, which produces MPPSPEPVATLWQELALKPNALDAAQQAWLQEAVTHTSSGLNPHHEQLEFLGDAVLRLTASEFIAALYPAMPVGDRSSLRAQLVSDRWLAELGASLEIDRWWRIGPKASGDNTAAATIRAELSEALIGAVYRIAGTDAVQQWLTPHWSRSAEAVLADPHRGNSKSALQEWSQGKSLGLPTYSSQEISQQHGDPRRFHCTVTLPPDLKAEGWGGSRREAEQKAARTALAQLTGD; this is translated from the coding sequence ATGCCTCCATCCCCCGAACCGGTTGCGACGCTTTGGCAAGAGCTGGCTCTGAAACCCAACGCGTTGGACGCTGCGCAGCAGGCATGGCTGCAGGAGGCCGTCACCCACACCTCCAGCGGACTGAATCCCCACCACGAGCAGCTGGAGTTCTTAGGGGATGCGGTGCTGCGGCTTACCGCCAGCGAATTCATTGCCGCCCTCTACCCAGCGATGCCTGTAGGTGACCGCTCCAGCCTCAGGGCCCAGCTGGTCAGTGATCGCTGGCTGGCGGAGCTGGGCGCCAGCCTGGAGATCGACCGCTGGTGGCGCATCGGCCCCAAGGCCAGCGGCGACAACACAGCGGCCGCCACCATCCGCGCCGAGCTGAGCGAAGCGCTGATAGGTGCGGTATATCGCATTGCTGGCACCGATGCGGTACAGCAATGGCTGACGCCCCACTGGAGCCGCAGCGCTGAAGCAGTGCTGGCGGATCCCCACCGCGGCAACAGCAAATCTGCCCTGCAGGAGTGGAGCCAGGGGAAAAGCCTTGGCCTGCCGACCTACAGCAGCCAAGAGATCAGCCAGCAGCACGGCGACCCGCGCCGCTTCCACTGCACGGTGACCCTGCCGCCCGACCTCAAGGCTGAAGGCTGGGGCGGTTCCCGCCGAGAAGCCGAACAAAAGGCGGCCCGCACCGCCCTTGCTCAGCTGACAGGCGACTGA